In Porites lutea chromosome 7, jaPorLute2.1, whole genome shotgun sequence, a single window of DNA contains:
- the LOC140943214 gene encoding uncharacterized protein yields MALQPYRDEDLNFFKFVSLVLNEFPNVLRQTFKTMWDNTYGHRPGFQLWDDSPAVRNLFSATEGGRTKVPVLRSYHEWDCTALFQATIYSRAFAVHHGTLNDVYVKPRGLTHGHFHPSVVSTTGNNAETCALAIDQLRLLRNSVCHSTSSEMKKVTFDQYVKHAKDAFQALGVSTVPIDAAASLLESDFPTSKVRRLEQAINEENKSYIKFLEGVNSDIAELKKKVESDIASKEDVAMLARKIDELKAMQDVSDNKEDISMSVRKEGELKS; encoded by the coding sequence ATGGCTCTGCAGCCTTACCGGGACGAggatttaaattttttcaaattcgtgtCCCTTGTATTGAATGAATTTCCAAACGTCCTGAGACAGACATTTAAAACCATGTGGGACAACACCTATGGACATCGCCCTGGCTTCCAGCTCTGGGATGATTCCCCTGCCGTGAGAAATTTGTTTTCCGCTACAGAAGGTGGCAGAACCAAAGTTCCTGTCCTTCGATCGTATCACGAATGGGATTGCACTGCTTTGTTCCAGGCCACTATCTATTCGCGAGCGTTCGCTGTACATCACGGAACGCTAAATGACGTTTATGTTAAGCCCCGTGGATTAACACATGGCCATTTTCATCCGTCTGTAGTGAGCACGACTGGAAACAATGCGGAAACCTGTGCACTAGCGATAGATCAGTTACGCCTTCTGAGGAATTCCGTTTGCCACTCAACAAGTTCTGAGATGAAAAAAGTAACCTTTGACCAGTACGTGAAACACGCCAAAGACGCGTTCCAAGCGCTGGGTGTCTCGACGGTTCCAATTGATGCTGCTGCTAGTTTATTAGAGTCAGACTTTCCCACAAGTAAAGTCCGCAGACTTGAGCAGGCTATCAATGAAGAGAATAAATCGTACATAAAATTTCTTGAGGGCGTGAATTCAGACATTGCAGAGTTGAAGAAGAAAGTGGAAAGCGATATTGCTAGCAAAGAAGACGTCGCCATGTTGGCACGAAAAATAGATGAACTCAAAGCTATGCAAGACGTCAGTGATAACAAAGAAGACATTAGTATGTCGGTGAGGAAAGAAGGTGAGTTAAAAAGCTAG
- the LOC140943217 gene encoding uncharacterized protein: MALQPYQDEELNFFKFASLVLNEFPKALRQKFKTMWDDTYGHRPGFKLWDDSSAVRNLFASLEGDKNKVPIHTSYNEWDCTALFQATIYAQSFPCGHSFTLSDLYLKPLALPHDSFHASVTSPCGNEEETLALAIDQLRLLRNSLCHSVRSLMDKETFDERMKQAKDAFTALGVATDLLDAVASLDESHFPTNEVHTLNKKIKKESQTCVQMLEDVVANVEEWKRDTATKQDIAILSLKIDELKAAQEIREANLTGAQSKETSTKQSQSCSVITNTVGENHPSIADSYHTLGVTERVRCNFPTALKYAQQALSIRLQLYGEDHVSIAESYHALGDTQRAMGDYAAALESAKRALSIRRRVFGEEHLSTADIYHSLGDTQRALGDFPSAIESGKRALAIRLKLLGEEHLSTADIYHSIGDTQRALGDYPSALASGKRALAIRLKLLGEEHLSIADIYHSIGDTQRALGDYPSALASGKRALAIRLKLLGEEHLSTADIYHSIGDTQRALGDYTSALETTKHALDIRLKLLGEEHPSTADIFHSLGDTQRALGDLSSAHQSKERALKIRQKLFAKEHVNIVDSTVDV, translated from the exons ATGGCTTTGCAGCCTTATCAGGACGAGGAGTTAAATTTCTTCAAGTTCGCGTCTCTTGTGCTGAACGAATTTCCAAAAGCATTACGGCAGAAATTTAAAACCATGTGGGACGACACCTATGGACATCGCCCTGGTTTCAAACTCTGGGATGATTCCTCTGCTGTGAGAAATTTGTTTGCTTCTTTGGAGGGAGACAAGAACAAAGTTCCTATTCACACTTCTTACAATGAATGGGACTGCACTGCTCTCTTTCAAGCAACCATTTACGCGCAGTCGTTCCCTTGCGGCCACTCTTTCACTCTTAGTGATTTGTACCTGAAGCCATTGGCACTACCTCATGATTCTTTCCATGCTTCAGTCACGAGCCCATGTGGTAACGAAGAAGAAACTCTCGCACTTGCGATTGACCAGCTGCGACTTTTAAGAAATTCGCTTTGTCACTCAGTTAGATCTTTGATGGACAAGGAAACGTTTGATGAGAGAATGAAACAAGCTAAAGACGCGTTCACAGCCCTCGGAGTCGCCACAGACCTCCTTGATGCCGTTGCCAGTTTGGATGAGTCACATTTTCCGACCAATGAAGTTCatacattaaataaaaaaatcaaaaaggagTCTCAGACGTGCGTCCAGATGCTTGAGGATGTAGTTGCAAATGTTGAAGAGTGGAAGCGCGACACCGCTACCAAACAAGATATCGCCATATTGTCACTGAAGATTGACGAGCTGAAGGCAGCCCAGGAAATACGTGAGGCTAATTTAACAGGTGCACAAA GCAAGGAAACATCAACCAAACAATCACAGTCTTGCTCAGTAATCACAAACACTGTAGGAGAGAACCATCCGAGTATAGCTGACAGCTACCATACATTGGGAGTCACTGAACGGGTTCGATGCAATTTTCCAACTGCTCTTAAGTATGCACAGCAAGCTCTAAGCATAAGACTCCAGCTGTATGGGGAAGACCATGTAAGCATAGCTGAGAGCTACCATGCACTTGGTGACACGCAGCGCGCTATGGGCGACTATGCCGCAGCTCTGGAGTCTGCAAAGCGTGCCCTAAGCATCCGGCGTCGggtgtttggagaagaacacttAAGCACAGCCGACATTTACCACTCCCTTGGGGATACACAGCGCGCTTTGGGGGACTTTCCTTCCGCGATCGAGTCTGGAAAGCGTGCGCTTGCCATTAGACTCAAGCTGCTTGGAGAAGAGCACTTAAGCACAGCCGACATCTATCACTCCATTGGAGACACCCAGCGCGCTTTGGGCGACTACCCTTCCGCGCTCGCGTCCGGTAAACGCGCACTTGCCATTAGACTCAAGCTGCTTGGAGAAGAGCACTTAAGCATAGCCGACATTTATCACTCTATAGGGGACACCCAGCGCGCTTTAGGCGACTACCCTTCAGCGCTCGCGTCTGGTAAACGCGCACTTGCTATTAGACTCAAGCTGCTTGGAGAAGAACACTTAAGCACAGCCGACATCTACCACTCTATTGGGGACACACAGCGCGCCTTAGGCGACTATACTTCAGCACTCGAGACTACAAAGCATGCACTTGATATTAGACTAAAGCTTCTTGGAGAAGAGCATCCAAGCACGGCAGACATTTTTCATTCTCTTGGAGACACACAACGCGCTCTAGGTGACCTGTCTTCAGCCCATCAATCTAAGGAACGCGCACTAAAGATAAGACAGAAGTTGTTTGCAAAAGAGCATGTAAACATCGTTGACTCGACTGTTGATGTATGA
- the LOC140942809 gene encoding uncharacterized protein, producing the protein MRKQLYLVRVRTQLYLVRVQAARASVSPPWISLDYSTRQRSNMASEKQDITCFVHNVSPVKKSGPTSYFNCHLQTEKDLIGSVCFATEKKETLDAMAAQRSPVKISNFNISNKYGRSDVVINRNTTITSTTADFPYKAQDDVTSIASLSKVAPQQLVSIKGKISHLSATKTIVIQDSPVKKQEGYIVDPSGYIKVIFWGEHVDSVTPQSTYFFNNLRMKVSQNQRYLNTPKQDNLYTIKDAEPFKQTLPEVSDISTTTETIGEILGISSVTKYNCCCSCSKKVTIKGKIAVCDNCKVTQKATSCSVKWTLKIHIQNSKQPLQKLQLQVYQEAVPKLFSICHLIANETTEEEITEAVLNLDTVKVCFDTQTRKLVDIEKIAI; encoded by the exons ATGCGCAAGCAACTATACCTCGTGCGAGTGCGCACGCAACTATACCTCGTGCGAGTGCAAGCTGCTCGTGCGTCCGTGTCGCCTCCGTGGATATCTTTGGATTATTCG acaaGACAGAGATCTAATATGGCTTCAG AAAAACAAGACATAACTTGCTTTGTGCATAATGTCTCACCagtaaaaaaatctggaccaacAAGCTACTTTAACTGCCACCTTCAGACAGAGAAAGATCTCATTGGCAGTGTATGCTTTGCAACTGAAAAGAAGGAAACTCTTGATGCAATGGCCGCACAAAGATCACcggttaaaatttcaaattttaacatcAGCAATAAGTATGGACGAAGTGATGTAGTAATAAACAGGAACACAACCATCACTTCAACAACAGCTGATTTTCCATACAAAGCACAAGATGATGTCACATCAATTGCATCCTTGTCAAAAGTAGCACCACAACAGCTAGTGTCAATAAAAGGAAAGATATCACATCTAAGTGCGACCAAAACTATAGTCATCCAAGATTCTCCTGTCAAAAAACAGGAAGGCTATATAGTTGATCCATCTGGTTACATAAAAGTTATTTTCTGGGGTGAGCATGTTGACAGCGTCACACCACAGTCCACCTATTTCTTCAACAACTTGAGAATGAAAGTATCTCAGAATCAAAGATACTTGAACACACCAAAACAAGATAATTTATACACCATCAAGGACGCTGAACCCTTCAAACAAACATTACCTGAAGTCAGTGACAtctcaacaacaacagaaaccaTTGGAGAAATACTAGGAATAAGCAGTGTCACCAAATACAACTGTTGTTGTTCATgttcaaaaaaagttacaatcaaGGGAAAAATTGCAGTCTGCGATAACTGCAAAGTAACACAAAAGGCAACCAGCTGCAGTGTAAAGTGGACACTCAAGATCCATATCCAAAACTCCAAACAACCACTGCAGAAGCTTCAGCTACAGGTTTATCAAGAAGCAGTGCCAAAGTTGTTTTCAATTTGTCACTTAATTGCAAATGAAACAACAGAGGAGGAAATCACAGAGGCTGTCTTAAACCTAGACACAGTTAAAGTATGCTTTGACACGCAAACGCGAAAACTTGTGGACattgaaaaaattgccatttaa
- the LOC140942807 gene encoding uncharacterized protein, with product MVPSLVPLQLQGLTQVEEMLIARALPVMRVYIKPGGQRGYSGHCINLPQDIAELAHSLPRYPKDLSVIVVKMKGKENSFKDVTVRRQNVADALQWLVNNNSHYKDITINQNSLNSLPEHGVPHGLLSVETENIDLDATCEPDLGPQNEDDIVYNEGTEMSSFLPIPECQQQEIEAVRQQLSNDSNHLPWPTVGSEPLNEYVTPFLATMAFPTLFPDGKGDPTNPSLHRDIPLGERVKHLLKFGENKNDKWVYRFATHPRFGYWALNMIQRKRILQQTGMFLKQNPGEAHLTAEELRQMATSNNTSMFISKISRYLSNITGSNAYWHKAKEDLKAIIAHAGAPTFFFTFSSADMHWPELHAIFGNSVSNNSTDNKRQNVINNPHITDWFFTQRLESFIKYWLYNSLDAEWHWYRFEYQARGSIHCHGVTKLKNDPGLCKLSETALKGYLAEMSTNTAEQVNILELNQQIVDGKKASQVVCQYVDWLLSTYNPDPPDNGTWVKPSIHPCQKRHKDLVSLQDSEQDYVDLLNTVQRHTRCSTNYCLRKKQNETELKCRFKFPFEPCVNTKLEFEPIHTKDRSTQYKAKIITKRNDSRLNNHQRLQLQGWRANCDIQVIIDYHACVEYLAKYASKGEPKSPVMKLAFNSIVRNCNNNSNPTKLIKKVIMKSLGQRDFSAQETMHHLMSLKLVSSSFNVVPISLNGSRRIKTITNDGDTVTNDSLLDTYAKREKYIQTIPDIMALNFIHFATKYKLDNNKLTVQPHNMIPRVFPVFSSNSKGPNFGLYCKYQLLKHKPWHTTQDNAWDCQEGTDEIYITKWKEFLQTPYAEEHVPDWYEKLQSVQNNTEEEPNIEHSSEELPQREEWMDLADLIPGYFVNQDNITQQTSQPDYDWQNDKIKYANHLIQEMPSWIKTKKDTLDSTFGLQQQNIDVNTFSDMQRHAYNMVKAHSEQACPKDPLLLIILGVAGTGKSYLINAIRNLLQHSCAVTATTGKASFNINECTIHSLLKLPVGPRHNKELTGQGLVTLQTKLKDISYILIDEYSMLGQTLFGWIDRRCRQATGKNDEVFGGKSMILVGDPAQLPPVADKPLYHSRPSSSTGEQGYLAYHMFGNVVKLSVNQRVQGLNQQQAQFRDLLIRLRTGDSNEQDWKLLLARQPSIALNVNEFQDATRLYFSNEEVANYNFEQLSELHQPIACITARHSSDIAKKASSDDMSGLQPTIFLAKGAHVMLTMNLWIDVGLCNGATGTVEDFIYANNQQPPDLPVAVIVKFNEYRGPSISDSIPRCVPICPITITSQTLDGLHERQQLPLKLAWAITIHKSQGLTLPKAWIDIGQTETTAGISYVAISRVKTLSSCIIEPMTFERLKSLKKSTNLKYRLEEESRLYNLANIN from the coding sequence ATGGTGCCATCATTAGTACCTTTACAACTGCAGGGGTTAACCCAAGTAGAAGAAATGCTTATTGCACGTGCACTTCCTGTTATGCGAGTTTACATAAAACCTGGTGGACAAAGGGGCTATTCAGGCCACTGTATCAATTTGCCTCAGGATATAGCTGAACTAGCACATTCTCTGCCTAGATACCCAAAAGATCTatctgttattgttgttaagaTGAAAGGTAAAGAGAACAGTTTTAAAGATGTGACAGTGCGAAGGCAAAATGTAGCTGATGCACTACAATGGCTTGTTAATAATAACTCACACTACAAGGACATAACCATCAatcaaaattctttaaattcttTACCAGAACATGGTGTTCCACATGGTCTTCTCTCGGTTGAAACAGAGAATATAGATTTGGATGCCACATGTGAACCTGACTTAGGTCCTCAAAATGAAGATGACATTGTTTATAATGAGGGTACTGAAATGAGTAGTTTTCTGCCTATTCCAGAGTGTCAGCAGCAAGAAATAGAAGCTGTGCGCCAACAATTGTCTAATGATTCTAATCACTTGCCCTGGCCAACAGTTGGCAGTGAACCATTAAACGAGTATGTAACTCCCTTTTTAGCAACAATGGCTTTCCCAACATTATTTCCAGATGGTAAGGGTGATCCTACTAACCCATCATTACACCGAGATATACCACTCGGAGAAAGAGTAAAGCACCTTTTAAAGTTTGGAGAAAACAAGAATGACAAATGGGTATATCGCTTTGCTACTCACCCCAGATTTGGTTACTGGGCATTGAATATGATACAAAGAAAACGTATTCTGCAACAGACAGGCATGTTCCTAAAACAAAACCCAGGAGAAGCTCATTTGACTGCTGAAGAGCTGCGGCAAATGGCAACTAGCAATAACACAAGTATGTTTATATCTAAGATATCACGCTATCTTAGTAACATTACTGGTTCTAATGCTTATTGGCACAAAGCTAAAGAAGATTTAAAAGCAATAATAGCCCATGCTGGAGCTCCaacattctttttcacattctCCTCTGCTGATATGCATTGGCCTGAACTTCATGCAATTTTTGGCAACTCAGTCAGTAATAATTCAACTGACAACAAACGGCAGAATGTGATTAACAATCCTCATATTACAGACTGGTTCTTTACACAGCGTTtagaaagttttattaaatactGGTTATACAATTCACTAGATGCTGAGTGGCACTGGTACAGATTTGAATATCAAGCTAGAGGTAGTATACATTGTCATGGTGTAACAAAGCTGAAAAATGATCCAGGTTTATGTAAACTCTCAGAAACAGCTCTAAAAGGCTATTTGGCTGAAATGTCCACTAATACAGCTGAGCAAGTCAATATACTAGAACTCAATCAACAGATAGTGGATGGGAAAAAGGCTTCCCAGGTAGTTTGTCAGTATGTAGATTGGTTATTGTCTACATATAATCCAGATCCACCAGATAATGGCACATGGGTGAAGCCCTCTATTCATCCTTGTCAAAAGCGTCACAAGGACCTTGTAAGTTTACAAGACTCTGAACAAGATTATGTTGATTTGTTGAATACTGTACAAAGGCACACTCGCTGTAGTACAAACTATTGTcttagaaagaaacaaaacgaaacagaacTGAAATGTAGATTTAAGTTTCCATTTGAACCTTGTGTTAATACAAAACTAGAGTTTGAGCCCATTCATACAAAAGATCGAAGCACTCAATACAAAGCAAAGATCATAACAAAGAGGAATGATAGCAGACTCAATAATCACCAACGACTTCAGCTTCAAGGCTGGAGGGCAAACTGTGATATTCAAGTGATCATTGATTATCATGCATGTGTTGAATACCTTGCAAAATATGCTTCAAAAGGTGAACCAAAGTCACCTGTAATGAAACTTGCATTTAATTCTATTGTCCGTAATTGCAACAACAATAGCAACCCtacaaaattgataaaaaaagtgataatgAAGTCACTTGGCCAACGTGACTTCTCTGCACAAGAGACTATGCATCATCTCATGTCACTGAAACTTGTCAGCTCATCATTTAATGTGGTACCTATTAGTCTAAATGGTTCACGTAGAAtcaaaactataacaaatgatGGAGATACTGTAACCAATGACTCATTGCTTGATACTTACgctaaaagggaaaaatatattCAAACCATCCCAGATATAATGGCTcttaatttcattcattttgcaacaaaatacaaacttgacaacaacaaactaacaGTTCAGCCTCATAACATGATTCCCAGAGTTTTTCCAGTATTTTCTTCCAATTCAAAAGGTCCAAATTTTGGACTTTATTGCAAATATCAGTTACTTAAGCACAAACCTTGGCATACTACACAAGACAATGCCTGGGATTGTCAGGAAGGCACTGATGAAATATACATCACAAAATGGAAGGAATTTCTACAAACACCATATGCTGAAGAGCATGTTCCTGACTGGTATGAAAAACTACAAAGTGTACAGAATAACACAGAAGAGGAACCAAATATAGAGCACTCTTCAGAAGAGCTTCCACAGCGTGAAGAGTGGATGGATTTAGCAGATCTCATACCTGGGTATTTTGTTAACCAAGATAATATAACACAACAAACCTCTCAGCCTGATTATGACTGGCAAAATGACAAGATTAAGTATGCAAATCACTTAATACAGGAAATGCCATCCTGGATAAAAACTAAGAAAGATACTTTGGATTCTACCTTTGGTttgcaacaacaaaatattgatGTTAATACATTCAGTGACATGCAAAGACATGCCTACAATATGGTGAAAGCACATTCTGAACAAGCCTGCCCTAAAGATCCATTGCTTCTTATTATACTTGGAGTTGCCGGTACAGGGAAAAGTTACCTCATTAATGCCATCCGAAACCTGCTCCAACACTCTTGTGCAGTGACTGCCACAACTGGCAAAGCTTCATTTAACATAAACGAATGTACAATCCATTCACTATTAAAATTGCCTGTTGGCCCAAGACATAACAAAGAATTAACAGGACAAGGGCTTGTCACATTACAAACCAAGCTGAAAGATATCAGTTATATCCTAATTGATGAATACTCTATGCTaggacaaacattgtttggctGGATTGATAGACGCTGCCGACAAGCAACAGGCAAAAATGACGAAGTATTTGGTGGTAAATCCATGATATTAGTTGGTGACCCAGCTCAATTGCCTCCAGTGGCAGATAAGCCATTATATCATTCGAGACCCTCCAGTTCTACAGGTGAACAAGGCTATTTAGCTTATCACATGTTTGGCAATGTTGTAAAACTGTCAGTAAACCAGAGGGTTCAAGGCTTAAATCAACAGCAAGCTCAGTTTAGAGATTTACTCATACGCCTTCGCACAGGAGATTCTAATGAGCAAGATTGGAAACTTCTTTTGGCAAGACAGCCTTCCATAGCATTGAACGTGAATGAGTTTCAAGATGCCACTAGGCTCTATTTCAGCAATGAAGAAGTTGCTAATTATAACTTTGAACAGTTATCAGAACTTCATCAGCCAATAGCCTGCATCACTGCACGTCACTCTAGTGATATAGCTAAGAAAGCAAGTTCGGATGACATGTCAGGTTTACAACCGACCATTTTCCTTGCAAAAGGTGCACATGTAATGCTTACCATGAACCTATGGATAGATGTTGGACTTTGTAACGGTGCAACTGGAACGGTTGAAGATTTCATTTATGCAAACAACCAGCAACCACCAGACTTGCCTGTCGCTGTCATAGTAAAATTTAATGAGTATAGAGGTCCATCTATCAGTGATAGCATTCCACGATGTGTGCCTATATGCCCAATAACAATAACCTCACAGACACTAGATGGTTTACATGAGAGACAACAGTTGCCTCTCAAACTTGCTTGGGCAATCACAATACACAAGAGCCAAGGGTTAACACTGCCAAAAGCATGGATTGACATTGGTCAGACTGAAACTACTGCAGGCATTTCATATGTAGCTATAAGCAGAGTGAAAACACTTTCATCTTGTATTATTGAACCAATGACTTTTGAAAGACTTAAGAGTCTTAAGAAATCCACTAATTTAAAATATAGACTTGAAGAAGAAAGCAGGCTATATAATCTAGCAAATATAAATTGA